A region from the Peromyscus maniculatus bairdii isolate BWxNUB_F1_BW_parent chromosome 5, HU_Pman_BW_mat_3.1, whole genome shotgun sequence genome encodes:
- the LOC143273115 gene encoding transmembrane protein 184C-like isoform X3, whose protein sequence is MKMACPSNRKNWRRWIQPLVILIYIISILILVTLCILKYHNVKVGIHAKAWLIAGIFMLLTVHVSFWGILQHMMHYTQPELQKPIMRILWMVPIYSLDSWLALKFPQVGIYADTCRDCYEAYTIYNFMIFLTNYLTIRIPNVMLYLEAKEQEQHLIPLFCCPPWAMGEMLLFRCKLGVLQYTVIRPIISLITLICELVGVYDEGKFGFSNARTYLVIINNLSELFAMYCLLLFYTVLKEELSPIKPVGKFLCVKLVAFVLFWQAVLIALLVKVGVISEKRTWEWQSAEAVAMGLQDFIICLEMFLVAIAHYHFFSYKPYIREAEEGSCFDSFMAMWDVSDITDDISDQIIHMAAVHSDESCQPLLSVQGCDGVRPWE, encoded by the exons ATGAAAATGGCCTGTCCGAGCAACAGGAAAAACTGGAGGCGATGGATCCAacccctggtcatactcatttatataattagcatcctgatcttggttaccttgtgtattttgaaatatcacaatgtgaag gttgGAATACATGCTAAAGCATGGCTTATTGCTGGTATCTTTATGCTGTTGACGGTACATGTGTCCTTCTGGGGGATTCTGCAACACATGATGCATTACACACAACCCGAACTTCAAAAACCTATTATGAG GATTCTTTGGATGGTCCCAATATACAGTTTAGATAgt TGGTTGGCCTTAAAATTCCCCCAAGTTGGAATCTATGCCGATACCTGCAGAGACTGCTATGAAGCTTACACCATTTATAACTTTATGATCTTCCTGACCAATTATTTAACAATTCGGATCCCAAATGTAATGTTATACCTGGAAGCAAAAGAGCAGGAACAGCATCTCATTCCACTCTTCTGCTGTCCGCCGTGGGCGATGGGAGA aATGCTGCTCTTTCGATGCAAACTGGGAGTGCTGCAGTACACTGTGATCAGACCAATTATCAGTCTTATAACATT GATATGTGAATTGGTTGGTGTCTACGATGAAGGGAAATTTGGTTTCTCCAATGCAAGGACTTACTTggttataataaataatttgtcAGAACTG ttcGCCATGTACTGCCTCCTGCTGTTTTACACAGTGCTAAAGGAAGAGCTCAGCCCTATAAAACCTGTTGGCAAATTTCTTTGTGTCAAACTTGTAGCTTTCGTATTGTTCTG GCAAGCAGTCCTTATAGCACTGTTGGTGAAGGTTGGTGTTATTTCTGAAAAGCGTACGTGGGAATGGCAGAGCGCGGAAGCTGTGGCCATGGGCCTGCAG gATTTCATAATCTGCCTTGAAATGTTCCTTGTGGCCATTGCACATTACCATTTCTTCTCCTACAAACCCTACATTCGAGAGGCCGAGGAAGGCTCGTGCTTCGACTCTTTCATGGCTATGTGGGATGTGTCAGATATCACAGATGATATTTCTGACCAAATAATACACATGG
- the LOC143273115 gene encoding transmembrane protein 184C-like isoform X1: MKMACPSNRKNWRRWIQPLVILIYIISILILVTLCILKYHNVKVGIHAKAWLIAGIFMLLTVHVSFWGILQHMMHYTQPELQKPIMRILWMVPIYSLDSWLALKFPQVGIYADTCRDCYEAYTIYNFMIFLTNYLTIRIPNVMLYLEAKEQEQHLIPLFCCPPWAMGEMLLFRCKLGVLQYTVIRPIISLITLICELVGVYDEGKFGFSNARTYLVIINNLSELFAMYCLLLFYTVLKEELSPIKPVGKFLCVKLVAFVLFWQAVLIALLVKVGVISEKRTWEWQSAEAVAMGLQDFIICLEMFLVAIAHYHFFSYKPYIREAEEGSCFDSFMAMWDVSDITDDISDQIIHMGSTMRGYQKKKCFPEDPKQTEHTGLLSSSSKDAVSAGSKPSSHLGQYQAFEHMITSQKAAAASKSCEDIVIDVPEEQEPPDTGQHQDLEDTDTSQDTFSEAKLCEDVMVNIPEEQKEPPG, translated from the exons ATGAAAATGGCCTGTCCGAGCAACAGGAAAAACTGGAGGCGATGGATCCAacccctggtcatactcatttatataattagcatcctgatcttggttaccttgtgtattttgaaatatcacaatgtgaag gttgGAATACATGCTAAAGCATGGCTTATTGCTGGTATCTTTATGCTGTTGACGGTACATGTGTCCTTCTGGGGGATTCTGCAACACATGATGCATTACACACAACCCGAACTTCAAAAACCTATTATGAG GATTCTTTGGATGGTCCCAATATACAGTTTAGATAgt TGGTTGGCCTTAAAATTCCCCCAAGTTGGAATCTATGCCGATACCTGCAGAGACTGCTATGAAGCTTACACCATTTATAACTTTATGATCTTCCTGACCAATTATTTAACAATTCGGATCCCAAATGTAATGTTATACCTGGAAGCAAAAGAGCAGGAACAGCATCTCATTCCACTCTTCTGCTGTCCGCCGTGGGCGATGGGAGA aATGCTGCTCTTTCGATGCAAACTGGGAGTGCTGCAGTACACTGTGATCAGACCAATTATCAGTCTTATAACATT GATATGTGAATTGGTTGGTGTCTACGATGAAGGGAAATTTGGTTTCTCCAATGCAAGGACTTACTTggttataataaataatttgtcAGAACTG ttcGCCATGTACTGCCTCCTGCTGTTTTACACAGTGCTAAAGGAAGAGCTCAGCCCTATAAAACCTGTTGGCAAATTTCTTTGTGTCAAACTTGTAGCTTTCGTATTGTTCTG GCAAGCAGTCCTTATAGCACTGTTGGTGAAGGTTGGTGTTATTTCTGAAAAGCGTACGTGGGAATGGCAGAGCGCGGAAGCTGTGGCCATGGGCCTGCAG gATTTCATAATCTGCCTTGAAATGTTCCTTGTGGCCATTGCACATTACCATTTCTTCTCCTACAAACCCTACATTCGAGAGGCCGAGGAAGGCTCGTGCTTCGACTCTTTCATGGCTATGTGGGATGTGTCAGATATCACAGATGATATTTCTGACCAAATAATACACATGG GAAGTACAATGCGagggtatcagaaaaaaaaatgttttcctgaagACCCGAAGCAGACTGAACACACAGGTCTGCTTTCCTCATCATCAAAAGATGCAGTTTCTGcaggttcaaagccatcctcacacCTGGGCCAATATCAGGCCTTTGAACACATGATTACTTCACAGAAAGCAGCCGCTGCATCCAAGTCATGTGAAGACATTGTCATTGATGTCCCAGAAGAGCAGGAACCTCCTGATACAGGCCAACATCAAGACTTAGAAGACACAGATACTTCACAGGATACATTTTCTGAGGCCAAGCTATGTGAAGATGTAATGGTTAATATCCCAGAAGAGCAGAAGGAGCCCCCTGgctaa
- the LOC143273115 gene encoding transmembrane protein 184C-like isoform X4 encodes MKMACPSNRKNWRRWIQPLVILIYIISILILVTLCILKYHNVKVGIHAKAWLIAGIFMLLTVHVSFWGILQHMMHYTQPELQKPIMRILWMVPIYSLDSWLALKFPQVGIYADTCRDCYEAYTIYNFMIFLTNYLTIRIPNVMLYLEAKEQEQHLIPLFCCPPWAMGEMLLFRCKLGVLQYTVIRPIISLITLICELVGVYDEGKFGFSNARTYLVIINNLSELFAMYCLLLFYTVLKEELSPIKPVGKFLCVKLVAFVLFWQAVLIALLVKVGVISEKRTWEWQSAEAVAMGLQDFIICLEMFLVAIAHYHFFSYKPYIREAEEGSCFDSFMAMWDVSDITDDISDQIIHMGAAHQECPWPLIQP; translated from the exons ATGAAAATGGCCTGTCCGAGCAACAGGAAAAACTGGAGGCGATGGATCCAacccctggtcatactcatttatataattagcatcctgatcttggttaccttgtgtattttgaaatatcacaatgtgaag gttgGAATACATGCTAAAGCATGGCTTATTGCTGGTATCTTTATGCTGTTGACGGTACATGTGTCCTTCTGGGGGATTCTGCAACACATGATGCATTACACACAACCCGAACTTCAAAAACCTATTATGAG GATTCTTTGGATGGTCCCAATATACAGTTTAGATAgt TGGTTGGCCTTAAAATTCCCCCAAGTTGGAATCTATGCCGATACCTGCAGAGACTGCTATGAAGCTTACACCATTTATAACTTTATGATCTTCCTGACCAATTATTTAACAATTCGGATCCCAAATGTAATGTTATACCTGGAAGCAAAAGAGCAGGAACAGCATCTCATTCCACTCTTCTGCTGTCCGCCGTGGGCGATGGGAGA aATGCTGCTCTTTCGATGCAAACTGGGAGTGCTGCAGTACACTGTGATCAGACCAATTATCAGTCTTATAACATT GATATGTGAATTGGTTGGTGTCTACGATGAAGGGAAATTTGGTTTCTCCAATGCAAGGACTTACTTggttataataaataatttgtcAGAACTG ttcGCCATGTACTGCCTCCTGCTGTTTTACACAGTGCTAAAGGAAGAGCTCAGCCCTATAAAACCTGTTGGCAAATTTCTTTGTGTCAAACTTGTAGCTTTCGTATTGTTCTG GCAAGCAGTCCTTATAGCACTGTTGGTGAAGGTTGGTGTTATTTCTGAAAAGCGTACGTGGGAATGGCAGAGCGCGGAAGCTGTGGCCATGGGCCTGCAG gATTTCATAATCTGCCTTGAAATGTTCCTTGTGGCCATTGCACATTACCATTTCTTCTCCTACAAACCCTACATTCGAGAGGCCGAGGAAGGCTCGTGCTTCGACTCTTTCATGGCTATGTGGGATGTGTCAGATATCACAGATGATATTTCTGACCAAATAATACACATGG
- the LOC143273115 gene encoding transmembrane protein 184C-like isoform X2, which produces MLLTVHVSFWGILQHMMHYTQPELQKPIMRILWMVPIYSLDSWLALKFPQVGIYADTCRDCYEAYTIYNFMIFLTNYLTIRIPNVMLYLEAKEQEQHLIPLFCCPPWAMGEMLLFRCKLGVLQYTVIRPIISLITLICELVGVYDEGKFGFSNARTYLVIINNLSELFAMYCLLLFYTVLKEELSPIKPVGKFLCVKLVAFVLFWQAVLIALLVKVGVISEKRTWEWQSAEAVAMGLQDFIICLEMFLVAIAHYHFFSYKPYIREAEEGSCFDSFMAMWDVSDITDDISDQIIHMGSTMRGYQKKKCFPEDPKQTEHTGLLSSSSKDAVSAGSKPSSHLGQYQAFEHMITSQKAAAASKSCEDIVIDVPEEQEPPDTGQHQDLEDTDTSQDTFSEAKLCEDVMVNIPEEQKEPPG; this is translated from the exons ATGCTGTTGACGGTACATGTGTCCTTCTGGGGGATTCTGCAACACATGATGCATTACACACAACCCGAACTTCAAAAACCTATTATGAG GATTCTTTGGATGGTCCCAATATACAGTTTAGATAgt TGGTTGGCCTTAAAATTCCCCCAAGTTGGAATCTATGCCGATACCTGCAGAGACTGCTATGAAGCTTACACCATTTATAACTTTATGATCTTCCTGACCAATTATTTAACAATTCGGATCCCAAATGTAATGTTATACCTGGAAGCAAAAGAGCAGGAACAGCATCTCATTCCACTCTTCTGCTGTCCGCCGTGGGCGATGGGAGA aATGCTGCTCTTTCGATGCAAACTGGGAGTGCTGCAGTACACTGTGATCAGACCAATTATCAGTCTTATAACATT GATATGTGAATTGGTTGGTGTCTACGATGAAGGGAAATTTGGTTTCTCCAATGCAAGGACTTACTTggttataataaataatttgtcAGAACTG ttcGCCATGTACTGCCTCCTGCTGTTTTACACAGTGCTAAAGGAAGAGCTCAGCCCTATAAAACCTGTTGGCAAATTTCTTTGTGTCAAACTTGTAGCTTTCGTATTGTTCTG GCAAGCAGTCCTTATAGCACTGTTGGTGAAGGTTGGTGTTATTTCTGAAAAGCGTACGTGGGAATGGCAGAGCGCGGAAGCTGTGGCCATGGGCCTGCAG gATTTCATAATCTGCCTTGAAATGTTCCTTGTGGCCATTGCACATTACCATTTCTTCTCCTACAAACCCTACATTCGAGAGGCCGAGGAAGGCTCGTGCTTCGACTCTTTCATGGCTATGTGGGATGTGTCAGATATCACAGATGATATTTCTGACCAAATAATACACATGG GAAGTACAATGCGagggtatcagaaaaaaaaatgttttcctgaagACCCGAAGCAGACTGAACACACAGGTCTGCTTTCCTCATCATCAAAAGATGCAGTTTCTGcaggttcaaagccatcctcacacCTGGGCCAATATCAGGCCTTTGAACACATGATTACTTCACAGAAAGCAGCCGCTGCATCCAAGTCATGTGAAGACATTGTCATTGATGTCCCAGAAGAGCAGGAACCTCCTGATACAGGCCAACATCAAGACTTAGAAGACACAGATACTTCACAGGATACATTTTCTGAGGCCAAGCTATGTGAAGATGTAATGGTTAATATCCCAGAAGAGCAGAAGGAGCCCCCTGgctaa